Sequence from the Phragmites australis chromosome 6, lpPhrAust1.1, whole genome shotgun sequence genome:
CGCCTCACCGGAGCCCGGTGGATGGCGCCGGCGACCCCGCCGACGGTCGCTACAGCCGGTTTCTGCGCGGCTCATGACCAACCCTGCTTACTTCGAGGTGGGCAAGTTCTTGGGTGGCTATGGCTTCATGAACATCACAAGGTcagttttttttctattctttttagttttgtTGCCATTTTGATTAATTTTAGGACTGCAGATGTACACTTGGGGAAAGTGCTTACATAATTCGAAAGTGAAACTTGGTTTCTCTTGTTTGTGTGGAATTGGTCTGAACATTCGTGGTGTTCTAGCTTTTCCATAGGTTGATTAGGTTATTTCCAGTTGAAATCCCTTGGAAATGGGCAGCGTGTGGTTTCAAGTTGGGAGCTTGGGGTGATGATTACTGACATCATTCACGACTCTGTATGCCTTTAAAttttccttgtttttttttaaatgaatcgACAATTTCCATTGGCTGAATATTTTAGGAATTAGGAAAACAAAAGGATGACGGATTCAGAGAAATGCTAGGAAGATGATTATTGACTGGCACTATCATATACTCCTAGTTGTAGCTTGTGATGGCATTTTAGAACTGAAAAGCGCCTGTCAGAGCTAGATGTAATGTTACGGGTAATTCAAGATGTCtattcataatttcatatgtCTATTAATAATTTCTACATAGCTTACATTCTCGAAGAAAAAACTCCACATAAGTTAGTACACCATGATGTAATATGCTGCATCTAATATTCCCATTGCATACAGTATTCCATTTCCTTTTATTCAGAGAGCTATCAAAAAGTCACCAGATATTTTATGGCCTTGCTTCTGCATATATTTTTGCAGATTGTAATTATGCTACAGTCATAAATGAAGGGCCTTGCTTCCTTActccttttttctctccagAAAAATACGACTTTTTGCTTTAGAATTCAcaaaccttttctttttaggtGGAGTACTGAAGCTGTGAAGCACACCCCAATTTTTGTTGAATAATCAACTTTTCTGACTTTCTGTCATGTGAAACAGTTACTCTTCTCAATTTGGAGAACCTTCAAATATCGCTGGTATTGAAGAGCTTGGTCTCGGATATTCACCAGAAGAGGTTGAGCGATTGAGGGTCCAAGATGTTGGAGAAGGAGAAGTGAAGATTAGGTTATTTCCTTCTAATTGatatgctgtttttttttcttggcaaGGAACTTATATACTGATTTTATAATATAGTAAAGGCATACTCATTATTCATTTATCATGGTCTATTTCCAGACTTTATGAGGGAAGAGTTGTTCAAGGTCCATTGAAGGGCATACAAGCTGTATTTAAGGTATGCTTAGATTTGTTACTTTCATAGTTGTTACGGCGGCGTGGCAAGACGCggcgacccaccaccttcacaatTTTACAGCACCTAAGGCTTGCGGCGTGGCGAATACACACATTTTAATACATTTTCCTAATACACATTATATCTCAGAGTATAtataaaaaaggaaagaaaagaaagaaagaaaaggagaatacACAAATAAAATAGGTTGCCAGCTAGCCCAACCCACTAATTCGGCCCATTTAAGCCAACCCAACCACCCTTCTACTTACCCTAGCACCTCCGCCCTCCCCGCGTCGCCTTCTCCCTTCGCATCCACCTGCTCCCTCCGCCCTCCCCGTGCCGCCTACTCCCGTCGGATCTTCACCGAGCACGGGTTGTGGATGGAGATCCAGATGAGAGAGGCGGACACTAGACGGAGTTGGCCTCAATTATACAGGTACCCCTCTCCCTCTATTGCGCCCGCCACAACGCACAAAGCCGTGGCGTCCCCGTGGCGAGACGCTGTTCTCTGCCACACCAATATATCGGCGTTATGTTGACGATATCCCGACGCCATGACAACTACGGTTACTTTGTTAAGTTTAGTCACATGCCATTCTGTTGTAATCAACAGATAATTGGTTTTATACATTATTCTTTCATAAATTGTACTACTTGTTAATACTAAAATGCAGCACATATGACACATGTTAATAGTTGAAATGGTGTGACCTTTAATTCAACAGTGCCTTGAAAAGATGATTTGTAGTAGGACATAATTCCAACCTTTCAATTTGGTTGCATTATATGATGGTACCTTTCTCTGCCACAGATATATGAATATATTGACTGTCTTATATGTGCTAAGACATAGGATTTGAAACAAAGGTATACCCTGGAGCGCGTGCTGGTTCTTCTGAAGCTGATTTGATGGCACTGAATGAGCTAAGGACACATGCATTGCTTCAGGTTAGGTAAATCATAAACTGCAAACAGAAATTGCAAACCCGATTGATTATGTTATACatgaaatttacaaaaaaaaaaaacccctccTCTTGACTTCTACTTACAGAGTGATGCTAGCGACATCTGTGAGAACATTCAATTTCTTTTAGGCGCCTTTGAGACAGCAACTGGAGAGCAGGTTTACAACACAAGTTTGTTGGTTCTCAGACTCCCCACATAATGCATGTAAGTCTGATATAGATTTTCTACAGTGGCTTGCCTTCCGGGATGACGGAAGATATAGTGCTGCAGACTATGCGAAAGTAACCAGTGAAAGGCAATTGAAGGAGCAATCTGGAGGCCTACCATTTTGGAACCCTTTCGATCGAGCATACAAATTGGAACAAAGGAGATACTTTGTTCTCAAGCTGCTTAATGGTGCTATGAGTGGCCTCGTCCACATGCACAATCATGATAGACTGCACCAAAGCCTTGGACCTTCTTCTGTTGTTCTCAAGTATGCTGCAGATTTTCTTTAGCTTTCATTCTGCGGTGTGTTGGTTATGTTCAACTAGGTACTAACTAGTAACTACTGATCAGTGTAACTTTCTGTTCTATAGCACTGTAGTGGAGAAAGAGGCACGGTATTTAATTCCAAGGCTGCGAGATTTGGCATTTTCTGTTGACATTGAGTATATATTTACTCATCCCTCTCTTACCTTTGTTTTATATGGGTGAAACAACATATTAGAAAACATATACTTTCGACAATGATAGGTATTCATTTGTTGGAGCTGGAGCATTGTCGAACGGACTGTGGCATCGAGCATCTGCTGCTGGAGCATCAACTCCTTTGGAGAAGCGAGCCTTTGGAATAGCTGATGACATGCaagtattcttttttttttttcttcgacAAAAATGAACGCTGACATTTGCATGTACTTGATAAAACAGTTATGGAGCTGGGCTGCTTGTTGCATACATGGCATTTATTCCATTTTGCGAAGCAGGCATTACAGATGGTATTTCGTTGCAGGTGATTGAGGATATATTTATGTAAAAGGAATATTGTTTTCTGTTTTCCATTCAGGCACTTAACATAGTATCGATTGATTATGCAGAGACTTTTGGAGAACACCTTCCGGCTCGACATTTATGCTGCAAGAGAGTACGAGTTGCTAAAACAAAACAGACTTTTCATTGCTCAGTCATAGCAAATCCATGTTCAGTGAATAAAACTCATTGTTGCTGATTTCTCGACCTACTCACCAGTCATGATATATTGATATTCAGATTCAACACATGCTTATCTATCTTCGCAATTCCTGTAGGTATTTTCTGGCAGATGATCGGTTGTCAGAAGCAGTAAATTTTCTAGATTTAGGGGATGGTGCTGGCTGGGAGTTGCTGCAGGTTTGCCTCTATCATGCTAAGTCAAAACTTATCTGTTCGTTAAACATCTACTGCCGCAAATCATGCACGCTATTGCAGTGGTCATCTAGGAAATTTTCTGATTCAGTAGTCTACTTTTGGCCCGAGTATATATCTATCTTCAGCCAAGATACTAACTCTGATTAATTTTTCCACAGGCAATGCTTAATCCCGATTACCGCAAGCGACCGATCGCCGAGGCTGTACTGAACCATAGGTTTATGACTGGGTCCGTCTTATGGAACTAGTAATGAGCAACttgtttttaaactaaatatacAAGAAATTGGTTGAGCTAAGAGCTGATAAATGTCTTGAATGGACCTTGTTCCTTGTGCGTCTTTCCTTGCATATCGATGCTGGTAAATCGCTGATGGGCAAAACACCAGCTATTTGCAACACTCTCTACTGAAGTACGGGTGCCGCCACATTCAGCTGCGCTGCTGGCACTGGCAACCACCTGAGTGCCCGTAGTGCTCGGACGCCTTCCAGATCCTCTTCCAGCACAGCGCGCAGGACTGGGTCCGGCACGCCCCGCACACCAGGTGGTTATTCCCGCCCACCTGTTCGATCAAATCAAAGCAGCCAGCTGATCAACATGCTCCAAAGTCCAAAGCTGTGGCAAACGACTAGTAATGGTAGAGGCGTTGCTGCTAACCTTGGTACGCTTGGCGCCGCAGGTCGGGCAGGGGTACCTGAGCGCCCGCATCCGCCCGGTCTCCGGGATCTCCACGTCCTCGTCCAAATCATGGTTGTTCATTCGTGCCTGCTGTATGTGGCGggcagagctagaacaaaaaTAATTAGGTTTCCTATTTATTAGACTAAAGATTTAAGTATCTCACTTATTAAATTAAAAATGTCATATGAATATGATGTATATAATAGATCATTAGTAAACAAAAAATTGTCCGAAGTCTTATACACCTCTAAGCTTTAACGTAGGTCCGCCCCTGCCTGCTGCCCCGGGAGCCTCCCCTTGCCCACGCGCTCGAACAGCCCCGTTGCTGCGAACGCCAAAACGACATGTAAAATCGTGTTGCAGTGAGTGTCTCGATCGCATGCGTGAAACGACTGTAATTTGAGCGAGAGTGAACTTGGCATGTACTCACACGAAGTGGTTGTAGCCGCTGATGGCCCAGTTGCAGCGGTAACAGAAGCACTTGCCGCAGTTGTCGCGCACCGATACACCATCTTGTTGCAGCCCTCCGTCTTGGCGATGGCCATCCTGCACGACGGGCACTGCCTCGTGCTGCGGAGCACCTTCCGCAG
This genomic interval carries:
- the LOC133921483 gene encoding uncharacterized protein LOC133921483 isoform X2, which produces MLKALPARFLASPEPGGWRRRPRRRSLQPVSARLMTNPAYFEVGKFLGGYGFMNITSYSSQFGEPSNIAGIEELGLGYSPEEVERLRVQDVGEGEVKIRLYEGRVVQGPLKGIQAVFKVYPGARAGSSEADLMALNELRTHALLQSDASDICENIQFLLGAFETATGEQWLAFRDDGRYSAADYAKVTSERQLKEQSGGLPFWNPFDRAYKLEQRRYFVLKLLNGAMSGLVHMHNHDRLHQSLGPSSVVLKYSFVGAGALSNGLWHRASAAGASTPLEKRAFGIADDIYGAGLLVAYMAFIPFCEAGITDGISLQRLLENTFRLDIYAAREYFLADDRLSEAVNFLDLGDGAGWELLQAMLNPDYRKRPIAEAVLNHRFMTGSVLWN
- the LOC133921483 gene encoding uncharacterized protein LOC133921483 isoform X1 gives rise to the protein MLKALPARFLASPEPGGWRRRPRRRSLQPVSARLMTNPAYFEVGKFLGGYGFMNITSYSSQFGEPSNIAGIEELGLGYSPEEVERLRVQDVGEGEVKIRLYEGRVVQGPLKGIQAVFKVYPGARAGSSEADLMALNELRTHALLQSDASDICENIQFLLGAFETATGEQWLAFRDDGRYSAADYAKVTSERQLKEQSGGLPFWNPFDRAYKLEQRRYFVLKLLNGAMSGLVHMHNHDRLHQSLGPSSVVLNTVVEKEARYLIPRLRDLAFSVDIEYSFVGAGALSNGLWHRASAAGASTPLEKRAFGIADDIYGAGLLVAYMAFIPFCEAGITDGISLQRLLENTFRLDIYAAREYFLADDRLSEAVNFLDLGDGAGWELLQAMLNPDYRKRPIAEAVLNHRFMTGSVLWN